The following nucleotide sequence is from Paracrocinitomix mangrovi.
ATTCTATTTTCTAATGCAGTATCTCCTTCTGCAAATTGATATCCCCCAGAAGTGATAAATAAATCGATCTTTTTATCTCCATTTACATCAAAAAGTACAACATCTCCATCTTCAGAAGATTGATGATTATAAAAGGACCTGCTAAGCATTGATTTAAAAGTACCATTAGGATTTTGAAGATAAACTCCTGGAATTTTGCCAACTGAAGAAGAAATAACAAAATCTTCCAATCCATTGTTGTCAATATCCGCCACATCAATTGCAGGACCTTTAGTAGACATCATATGCGGCAACAAAACTTCTTCCTCAAAATCATTATACTTATTGTCAACATATATTGCATCTAACTTCATGTCTGCAGATATTTCCTTGAATAGTTGCTTTTTAATTGGCTCTTCTTCCAATATTTCAGGATAAGACAAATCTTCTTTTAACCTTATAATATTAAAGTTTGAATTACTAAGAGATATCTTGTATTTAGATCCATCTCTTTTGTGCATAACAATGTACTCGATAGGGTCTTCTTTATCAGAATAAAAAATGATTTCCTTTTCAACTGTAGAGGCATAACCTCTCACAAAATAAGCTTCTTTATACTGGCTTTTTTTAGCCGATTTAGCTTCAAAAATCAATCCTGCCAATTCGGCTTGAGGAATTCTATAAGTTTGGAGAACTACAGTACAACCGGCTCTTGGCAATGTATTTTCATAAACGGATGCTAGTGTATCAACATTGTTTAGCACTAAATCTAAATCACCGTCATTATCTAAATCCGCATATGCAGCTCCGTTAGTATTAATACGCTCATCTACACCCCAGTCCACCCTTTTATCTTCAAATTTCAATTTACCTGTATTCCTAAAGAAGAAATTTTCAATTTTAACTGCAGGAATTAATTCCAAAAACTCTTGTATCGTTATTTCACCTTTCTTGGCTTTAGCTTGATCCAAAAAATAACCTATGTCATTGTTTTTAGTATCTCTTTTGTACCCATTCGATATAAATAAATCTTGATAGCCATCCATATCAATATCCATAAACAATGGAGCCCAACTCCAATCAGTTTTGGCAACTCCTGCATACTGAGCAATCTCTTGAAAACTTCCCATACCTGTATTGAGATGCAACATATTGTGCATGTACTGATATCCCCAGCCTAATTGAACCCTTGCAAAAAATTTCATGGGATCCATGGATGCCATGTTGGTTTTAGATCTTTCGTGCTGTTCAAAAGCCATATCAACACTTATGTAGTCAAATAAACCATCATTATTGAAATCTCCTACGTCATTTCCCATTGAATAATTACTGGTATGCTTCAGGTAACTTAAATTCTCATCAACAAAAGTGTTATTCTGTTGATTGATAAAAAGATGATCTGGTTCATCAAAGTCATTGCAAACAAGGATATCAGGATATCCATCTTTGTTAACATCACTAACTGCCAGACCTAATCCGTATCCAAATTCTTTTATCCCTGATTGCTGAGTTATATCTACAAACTGACCATCAATATTTTCTAGTAATACATCACTTTCAATTTGACCTGATTCTATTTTTTGAATCAACTGCTGAAAATCAACATTGTGCTTAAAATCTCCTGGATGTCCCATTACATAAAGATCAAGGTCTCCATCAAGATCAATATCTAAAGGTGCCGCTTGAGTATAATGACCATTTAAATTTAAACCATATTGTTCCGCTTCCTCTTTAAAAGTCCCATCTCCCTGATTGATGTACAATACATTAAAAAGTTGATCTACATACTTATCTGGACCACTTCTACATACATATATATCATCCCAACCGTCAGCATTTACGTCAAAAATACAAACACCCGTACTCCATCCATTCTTTTTAATTCCTGAAGATTCAGTAACATCTTTAAATTTTAAATTCCCTAAATTTTGATACAATCTGTCATCAACCATATTACCTGCCAGAAATATATCCGGTAACTGGTCATTATTAAAGTCTATTATTCCAACTCCAGCGCCATTGTACAAATAATCATATTTCATGATATTTGTTTTTTCATCTTCAGATATTTGATTGTTAAAATTGATTCCTGAAAGATTAGCATTCACTGATTTATACGCACTTTGCTGCCCGAGTGTAAAATATGTGATAGCTAAAATGAATGTCGATAACAAAATCTTCATAAATTCATCAATTCAAGCATAAGTAATCAATTTTCGTACCCCTAATTTAAATGAATAAATTCAGGAAAATAGAATGTAAACCAAATTGGAAGAATATTGTTTCAAATCTTGAATCATTTCAGTCTATCTCATTCATAAGAGATGACGACAATTTCCTAATAGCGTGGGATACCAAAGATGAGCTTCTTTTGGAAGATGAATTTTCATTTGAAAAGTTTGAAAAATTTAAAACAAAAAACACTGAGGAATACATTTTTACTGCGCTTAGCTATGACATTAAAAACTACATTGAATCTTCATTGATTAGTAAAAATGAAGATTATGATAATTTTCCAACAGCTATCTTTTTTACTACTAAAAACATATTTATTTCAAATAATGGGACAGCTATCTATGCAGGTAAAAATTCAGATAAAGACATATTGGAGCTGAACAATAATTCTTCGTTAATAGCCAAAAACGATAATGTTACTTTGAATGAAATAGTATCCAAAAACAATTACATTTCTTCTATTGAAAAAATTAAAGATCATTTACAAAGAGGTGATATATATGAAATGAACTACTGCGTTCCTTTTAGAGCTACGAATTGCAAAATAGATCCTATAAACACATTCATTAAACTGAATAATAAATCTGAAGCTCCGTTTAGTGTATTATTAAATATTAAAGATCATAGCATTATTTCCGCCTCTCCAGAAAGATTCTTTAAAATCAGTAACGATATCATTTATTCTCAACCTATAAAAGGTACAGCAGCTAGAGGTGATAATTTTGACGAAGACAATAAATTAAAAAACAATCTAAAAAAAGATAAAAAAGAAATTGCAGAAAATGTTATGATCGTGGACTTAGTAAGAAATGATCTTTCAAAAATTGCTAAAAGAAATTCTGTAATGGTTGAAGAATTGCATGAATTATATAGTTTTCGGACAGTTCATCAATTAATTTCTACTATTTCTTGCTTGATTAAAGACGAAACTACTTCTTCAGAAGTAATTAAAGCTCTTTTCCCAATGGGTTCAATGACAGGTGCTCCAAAAGTTTCTGCTATGCAAATTGCGGATCAATTAGAAGTTTTTCAAAGAGGTATCTATTCCGGTTCTATTGGTTATTTTGAGCCTAACGGAAATACCGACTTTAACGTGATTATTAGATCACTCGTATACAACAGGAAGAAAAAAACAATTTCAGCCGCTGTAGGAGGAGCTATTACTATACTTTCAGATCCTGAACAAGAGTATGAAGAATGTAAGTTAAAACTTAAAGCCTTGGCTGAAACATTATGCTAGAAAGATTTAAGGAAATTATATTTTCAGACTACCCTGACATCAATGATAGAAAGATTTTTCTTGCAATGAGTGGTGGAAAAGACTCAATGGTCCTATCTGTTCTTTTAACAAAATGTAATATAAAACACATTCTTTTACATTGTAATTTCCACCTTAGAGGGGAAGAATCTGATCAAGATGAATTATTTGTCAGGAATTATGCCCTGAAAAATCAAATTGAATTACGAGTTAAAAATTTCAATACAATTGAAGAAGCAAACAACCTTAACTTAAATATTCAACTTGCTGCTAGGAAATTGAGGTATGACTGGTTTTTTAACGAATTAAAATCTAATAATGATCTTTTACTAACTGCCCATCATCTTGATGATTCTATTGAAACTTTCTTTATCAACTTATTGAGAGGAACAGGTATCAAAGGTATTTTGGGAATTCCAAAATACAATCAACAAATTTACCGTCCACTTAATAAATTCACCGTAGATGATATTTATAGTTTTATTGAT
It contains:
- a CDS encoding FG-GAP repeat domain-containing protein, whose translation is MKILLSTFILAITYFTLGQQSAYKSVNANLSGINFNNQISEDEKTNIMKYDYLYNGAGVGIIDFNNDQLPDIFLAGNMVDDRLYQNLGNLKFKDVTESSGIKKNGWSTGVCIFDVNADGWDDIYVCRSGPDKYVDQLFNVLYINQGDGTFKEEAEQYGLNLNGHYTQAAPLDIDLDGDLDLYVMGHPGDFKHNVDFQQLIQKIESGQIESDVLLENIDGQFVDITQQSGIKEFGYGLGLAVSDVNKDGYPDILVCNDFDEPDHLFINQQNNTFVDENLSYLKHTSNYSMGNDVGDFNNDGLFDYISVDMAFEQHERSKTNMASMDPMKFFARVQLGWGYQYMHNMLHLNTGMGSFQEIAQYAGVAKTDWSWAPLFMDIDMDGYQDLFISNGYKRDTKNNDIGYFLDQAKAKKGEITIQEFLELIPAVKIENFFFRNTGKLKFEDKRVDWGVDERINTNGAAYADLDNDGDLDLVLNNVDTLASVYENTLPRAGCTVVLQTYRIPQAELAGLIFEAKSAKKSQYKEAYFVRGYASTVEKEIIFYSDKEDPIEYIVMHKRDGSKYKISLSNSNFNIIRLKEDLSYPEILEEEPIKKQLFKEISADMKLDAIYVDNKYNDFEEEVLLPHMMSTKGPAIDVADIDNNGLEDFVISSSVGKIPGVYLQNPNGTFKSMLSRSFYNHQSSEDGDVVLFDVNGDKKIDLFITSGGYQFAEGDTALENRIYIGDGIGRFGWVKNAMPSKELINSGKIVSNDFDKDGDTDFIVCGPAYPKKYPYAGKTKLYRSEKGFFRDRTKDFAPQMEYLGMVNDAVFSDIDNDGDEDILLVGEWMNIELMENVKGVYIHHKNWVNLPGWWTTIKAVDIDNDGDDDYVLGNAGINNKFKASANHPLEVYANDFDANGSLDIVLAYNRDNYQLPVRGRECSSTQMPFIVEKFPTYLSFANSHLEDIYGKEKLEKSLHYKVTEFRSGVLLNNGEKGMEFKPFVTEAQFSFLNDFEVIDINNDGLLDIIGVGNRFNSEVETTRYDAGCGVVLLQNKEGEFDYVPAKESGFYAPHNAKSISVIKIGKEGRTAFLVGNNNQKVQLFELISPNN
- a CDS encoding anthranilate synthase component I family protein: MNKFRKIECKPNWKNIVSNLESFQSISFIRDDDNFLIAWDTKDELLLEDEFSFEKFEKFKTKNTEEYIFTALSYDIKNYIESSLISKNEDYDNFPTAIFFTTKNIFISNNGTAIYAGKNSDKDILELNNNSSLIAKNDNVTLNEIVSKNNYISSIEKIKDHLQRGDIYEMNYCVPFRATNCKIDPINTFIKLNNKSEAPFSVLLNIKDHSIISASPERFFKISNDIIYSQPIKGTAARGDNFDEDNKLKNNLKKDKKEIAENVMIVDLVRNDLSKIAKRNSVMVEELHELYSFRTVHQLISTISCLIKDETTSSEVIKALFPMGSMTGAPKVSAMQIADQLEVFQRGIYSGSIGYFEPNGNTDFNVIIRSLVYNRKKKTISAAVGGAITILSDPEQEYEECKLKLKALAETLC